A single genomic interval of Streptobacillus canis harbors:
- a CDS encoding RNA polymerase sigma factor — MKDLKMFNILDLLKNYHKYKLMPEYKDTVDKIDMILKALKKEKYYEIIELRLFENKTVQETMEIMHISYGTYKRYRYKLVKLFSRLWYGLNS; from the coding sequence ATGAAAGATTTAAAGATGTTTAATATTTTAGATTTATTAAAAAATTATCATAAGTATAAGCTTATGCCTGAATATAAAGATACAGTAGATAAAATAGATATGATCCTGAAGGCACTTAAAAAGGAAAAATATTACGAGATAATAGAACTAAGACTTTTTGAAAATAAAACAGTACAAGAAACAATGGAAATAATGCATATAAGTTATGGAACTTACAAGAGATATAGGTATAAATTAGTAAAATTATTTAGTAGGTTATGGTATGGACTTAATAGCTAA